The genome window gcacaaaaaatttatactttTATAAAATCCCCCGATCTAGATTAGGAATTAAACAATCACCGGTTGATTTaccaaatattgaaattatttcaggtcAAGCTCTTGTTCCTGCCAAGAGCGTCGTCTACAACGGAGGAGCTGTCACAATCGACTGTCTGAGATGTCCATCGAACGGTGACTTTGGtaagtaaaaatttgaaaattcatgaaatcATCCGTGACTCATTCTGATTTTTGCTGTCTTTGCCACCCCGTTAAGTGGCCGATTGAACAACCACTCATCGTGAATTCCTTTgaatactgtttttttttatgaagCCGCCATAAAAACGTAGTAGGTGTTGTGTTGGAATTGCGTGGCTAACTAGCAAAAACAAGCAGTAAAATGTACTGTTTAGCAGATAAATAAAACAGATAAAATTGTTAGACTCTGTGCGACCACTTCGGAGAAACTGGAGGTTTGCAGAGTctataagtttttaaaatattgctAAGCTAATCTCCAAATCTTTTAAGTGTAAAATTCTGCTTAAACTCAATTTCTCAcgtaaaaatgtttccagtaACCGCACCGCCATTCACCAGCTTCACCGAACAAACGATCACAGCTGTCGGCGATCGCGGAGAGACGCTGATTGAGAAGCCTCTGGTTGAAGATATTACTCATAATATAGACTCGAAACTTGGTAACcacaaacattattttttataaattcctTGAATTATTGTCTTCCCCTTCAGAATCTACAACGCCAAGTGGACACTCGACGGCAATTGTTGACCTTCACGTCGAAGACACCACGACCGCCGTCGgtgagttaattttttttttggagacaGGCGTGTGTAGAGAGGTTAGTACGAGAGCTGCTCGACAATTTAGCTGTCAATCAGAGTACAATTAGGTGTGACTGACACAAATGTACTTATGTGTTTCAAAAGGACAGGGTCACCGCCGTCTGACCTACCGTTTTTCTGTGTTGTGTTTGCTTGGCTTTTTTGTGGTATTATAGGTGCTTCCACAGAAACTTCTTGGTCGGGATCTACAACTCAACGACCGTGCGACACACATCTCCGCTTCTTGATAAGTAGTCAAATCGACTGGGAGACCGTTGATCTGCTCATCAATCAGACATCAGTAGGATCCGCGGAGGAGTGTGCTCTTCAGTGCTACTCGTACCATTGTGGTGTATGTAACATGACTAGAAATAGATTAGTGACACTAAATTTTAGTTCGCATTGTACAAGTCAGATACGGAAACCTGCCAATTTACCGTAGCAACTGATGACTTGGTGGATCAGGAACACTGTGAGGATGAGAAGTCCTCAGATCGGATGGTGGATACTGTGGAGAAAACAATGATACCGGTGCAGATTACGTGCCCATATTGTCTTGAGAAAGGTGTGCACATAGAACTTAACTCACTCGAATGCACTTCACGCAAACTGTATGCAgcactttttcacaatttctaatttttcctttttactttcttctaaaaaattaaggaGTTTGTGGAAAAACAAGTACTTACAGGTGCCGAAACAACCAGTACCTCCGCTCCAGAACCAATTGCATCTACTAAGATTGCTCCGGTCCAAACTGCTCAACATAACCGCAAAGGTAACTACTATCCAGGTGAATTCGCTTTCTGCTTTATAGTTTTTTCAGTTATAGGACCATCTTAGTAGCTAGAAAGTATATTTGGCTGGTGAATGACGATGACTTGCTGCATGGGTTTTTGTTatgattttcttttgatttttttaaattgagcctaatttttcactttgcaattttttatgtttggtTGGTTGCAGCATGCTATATTAATTTCCAAGTGGAGGAAATTTCAACGCAGCCCAACTTTGACCATTATACGATAAAACCAGCCAAAAGGTAAGATCCTAGTTTTGTCTTGGTTAACTTTATGTTCAGCATCCCCCTCATTTGACATTTCAGTGCGAATGCTTGCGCTCGCTTCTGTTTCGTTGGACTTTGCACGGTGGCTGTATATTCGCCTTCCACGGGCGAATGCCGACTTGGCAGGGATAGACGGGAAAAGTGCACGGATTCGGAAAACAAGTTCTCTTATACAGGAGCCGACGATGTTGTGCTGCAGTGTTTCCGTTGCAGTTAgtataatttttagtttgatagaagttttgttttattttatcagAACTTGAGAAGCATTCGCACCTGATTTTGATTTAGGTTCCAAGAAGGTTCCACCGACTGCTGATGTTACCAAGACTACCGTATCCTTCCAAGAAGAAGAACATGTCACGACTCAAGCTAAAGCCGATGAAACCACCACAGCAGAACCTAGTACCACCACAGCCACCGAGAGTTCTACCTCTCTAGCTGAATCTAATGATCAGGAGCCAGCTGTCGCTACCAAAGTGGAAATGGCAAAGGATAAAGAAGGAGTTAAGACTACGCAGAGAAAACGTGAGTGCATGGAATGGAGTGAGCTTGATTCAAATATGTGTTGGGACTTTGATAGAATTAGTTTTTAATACATACTTTTAcatctcaaaaactttcagattgtGTCATCAAATTCCAAGCTAGACCATTATCGGATCGCCCTGAAAACTTGAAGGCCAAGTTTGAATTGAACGTGCCAGTTGATTCGATTGAACTTTGTGCTACAAGATGTTACCAGGTGGGTAATACAGAATTTTTGTACAAGTTTGATTTAGAAATCAGAAATCATACTCGAAAATTTTAGGATGGGTGCTCCGGCGCTCGATTCGACCCAGCTGACAGATCCTGTACGCTTTCCTACGACGATCCACAGTTTTGTGCTCGTGGAAATGTATTCATTCATTATGAAGCTAAAGAGGCCACGTGGTTACATTGCGTAAATTGCTGTAAGtagcttttttgcaaattgttgGCGTAACGTATTAACACTTAACTTTAGATACTGTAAAACCAAGTGACTTCGATGAAGTTCGAACTGGTACCACCGCTGCAACTCCGAAAGGAATAGAGTCGACAACTGTTGCTTCATCTGAAACAACATCTGCAGAAGCCGTCACTACCACTCAGAAGCAAGCTGACATTACATCCACAACAGCTGCACCTGAACTCACCTCTTCCGCATCTCAAGAATCCACAACTACAACGGTTGCCACATCGACTGTGAAACAATCAGAATCTGATGGCAGTGATGATTTCCAGAGAGGATGTCTCATCAAGTTCCAGGCAAGACCATTGACAGAACGACCGAAAGAGTTATCGGCAAAGTTTGAAACCGAGATCAAAGTCGATTCCGTCGAAATGTGTGCAACACGTTGTTATCAAGATGGTTGTTCTGGAGCCAGATTTGATCCCGTCTGGAGCACGTGTAGTCTTTCCTACGATGAAAAGCATTTCTGCGCACGAGGAGATGTCTTCCTGCAGTACATGGCTAAAGAAGTAACATGGATTCATTGTGTTAACTGCTGTAAGTCTCCCACTCAATAACAAAtcaagttaatttttgaaaatttagatgcCATCAAatcaacagcagcagcagattTACCAAAGGTTCCCAGCAAGACTAATGATGACAATGAGATCACTACAACATCAGCTCCAGCTGCAGTAACTAATCCTTGGGGAGAAACTGAAACGCCGTTGAGCGAAGGAGAAAAAACTACAACATCCTCTCCAAAAGAAGAGGCTGcaactttgaaaactattgGTCAGGAAGTTGATGATGATAGTCTTCTAAAAGGATGTATCGTTCACTTCCAATCTCAACCAATAGAAGAAAGAAATAAAGAATTCACTGCACCATTTGAATTGAATCTTAAAGTGCCAACGGCGGAAATCTGCGCTCATCGGTGTTATCAAGATGGGTGTACTGCTGCAAAATATGATCCTTCAACCCAACAATGCTCACTTGCTTACGAAGATAAGCCATTCTGTGGTAATGGAAGACTGGTGAACATTGACCGATCAGATAAAACTGTCTGGATTCATTGTCTATCATGTGGTAAGTGGGTAAAACTGCGTTTCCCAATGtaatcattaaattttcagttccattGAAGAATTCTAAACCAGCTGAAAACACAGATGGAGAAGTAACTGAATCGAATCTTCCTGATGGATCTGGTGAGCACGGTGCAGATACAGCAAGCGGAGAAGAACCAACGTCAACGCCCATAACTGCTCCCACTGACTTCTCAAACGACGATCAAGTCACAGAAGCTTCCGGTGAAGAGACTACCACCGCTGCTGCCACAGAAGCCTCATCCGAAGAGACCACCACCTCTGCTGTGACTGAAGGATCAGGAGAAGAGACCACTGTCCCCACAACAGTCGAATCATCCGGAGAGGAACCAGCATTATCATCGACATCTGTCCCAACGGAGCTTTCAAAGGATGATCAAGTAACTGAAGCTTCAGGTGAAGAGACCACCACCGCAGCTGCCACCGAAGCCTCGTCGGAAGAGACCACCACCCCTGCCGTGACTGAAGCATCAGGAGAAGAGAGTACCACCTCTGCCGTGACTGAAGGATCTGGAGAAGAGATCACTGTCCCCACAACAGTCGAATCATCCGGAGAGGAACCAGCATTATCATCGACATCTGTCCCAACTGAGCTTTCAAAGGATGATCAAGTAACTGAAGCTTCAGGTGAAGAGACCACCACCGCAGCTGCCACCGAAGCCTCGTCGGAAGAGACCACCACCCCTGCCGTGACTGAAGCATCAGGAGAAGAGAGTACCACCTCTGCCGTGACTGAAGGATCTGGAGAAGAGATCACTGTCCACACAACAGTCGAATCATCCGGAGAGGAACCAGCAATATCATCGACGTCTATCCCAACTGAGCTCTCGAAAGATGATCAAGTAACTGAAGCTTCAGGTGAAGAGACCACCACCGCAGCTGCCACCGAAGCCTCGTTGGAAGCGACCACCACTCCTGCCGTGACTGAAGCATCAGGAGAAGAGATTACCACCTCTGCCGTGACTGAAGAATCTGGAGAAGAGACCACTGTCGTCGCAGTTGTTGAATCATCCGGAGAGGAACAAGCATCATCGTCGACGTCTATCCCAACTGAGCTCTCGAAAGATGATCAAGTAACTGAAGCTTCAGGTGAAGAGACCACCACCGCAGCTGCCACCGAAGCCTCGTCGGAAGAGACCACCACCCCTGCCGTGACTGAAGCATCAGGAGAAGAGAGTACCACCTCTGCCGTGACTGAAGGATCAAGTAACTGAAGCTTCAGGTGAAGAGACCACCACCGCAGCTGCCACCGAAGCCTCGTCGGAAGCGACCACCACTCCTGCCGTGACTGAAGCATCAGGAGAAGAGACCACTGTCGTCGCAGTTGTTGAATCATCCGGAGAGGAACCAGCATCATCATCGACGTCTATCCCAACTGAGCTCTCAAAAGATAATCAAGTAACTGAAGCTTCCGGTGAAGAGACCAACACCGCTGCTGTAACTGAAGGATCTGGAGAAGAGACCACCACTGCTGCTGCCACGGAAACCTCGTCGGAAGAGACTACCATCTCTGCCGTGACTGAAGCGTCTGGAGAAGAGACTACTGTCGTCGCAGTTGTTCAATCATCCGGAGAGGAACCAGCATCATCATCGACGTCTATCCCGACTGAGCTCTCAAAAGATGATCAAGTAACTGAAGCTTCCGGTGAAGAGACCACCACCGCAGCTGCCACCGAAGCCTCGTCGGAAGAGACCACCACCCTTGCTGTAACTGAAGGATCTGGAGAAGAGACCACTGTCGTCGCAGTTGTTGAATCATCCGGAGAGGAACCAGCATCATCATCGACGTCTATCCCAACTGAGCTCTCGAAAGATGATCAAGTAACTGAAGCTTCCGGTGAAGAGACCACCACCGCTGCTGTAACTGAAGGATCTGGAGAAGAGACTGTCACCCCTGCTGCCACCGAAGCCTCGTCGGAAGCGACCACCACCCCTGCCGGGACTGAAGCATCTGGAGAAGAGACTACTACCTCTGCCGTGACTGAAGGATCAGGAGAAGAGAACACTGTCGTCGCAGTTGTTGAATCATCCGGAGAGGAACCAGCATCATCATCGACGTCTATCCCAACTGAGCTCTCGAATGATGATCAAGTAACTGAAGGATCTGGAGAAGAGACCACCACCGCTGCTGCCACGGAAACCTCGTCGGAAGAGACTACCACCTCTGTCGTGACTGAAGGATCAGGAGAAGAGACCACCACCTCTGCCGTGACTGAAGCATCTGGAGAAGAGACTACTACCTCTGCCGTGACTGAAGGATCAGGAGAAGAGAACACTGTCGTCGCAGTTGTTCAATCATCCGGAGAGGAACCGGCATCATCATCGACATCTATCCCAACTGAGCTCTCGAAGGATGATCAAGTAACTGAAGCTTCCGGTGAAGAGACCACCACCGCTGCTGCCACAGAAGCCTCATCCGAAGAGACCACCACCTCTGCTGTGACTGAAGGATCAGGAGAAGAGACTACTACCTCTGCCGTGAGTGAAGGATCTGGAGATGAGACTACCACCGCTGCCGCCACTGAAGCCTCGTCGGAAGAGACCATCACTTCTGCCGTCACTGAAGGATCTGGAGAAGAGACTACCACCTCTGCTGTAACTGAAGGATCAGGAGAAGAGACTACCACCGCTGCCGCCACTGAAGCCTCGTCGGAAGAGACCATCACTTCTGCCGTCACTGAAGGATCTGGAGAAGAGACTACCACCTCTGCTGTAACTGAAGGATCTGGAGAAGAGATCACTGTCCCCACAACAGTCGAATCATCCGGAGAGGAACCAGCATTATCATCGATGTCTATCCCAACTGAGCTCTCGAAGGATGATCAAGTAACTGAAGCTTCAGGTGAAGAGACCACCACAGCTGCTGCCACGGAAACCTCGTCGGAAGAGACTACCACCTCTGTCGTGACTGAAGGATCAGGAGAACAGACCACTGTCGTCGCAGTTGTCGAATCATCCGGAGAGGAACCAGCATCATCATCGACATCTATCCCAACTGAGCTCTCAAAGGATGATCAAGTAACTGAAGCTTCTGGTGAAGAGACTACCACCGCTGCTGCCACTGAAGCCTCGTCGGAAGAGACCATCACTTCTGCCGTCACTGAAGGATCAGGAGAAGAGACCACTGTCGTCGCAGTTGTTGAATCTTCCGGAGAGGAACCAGCATCATCATCGACATCCGTCCCAACGGAGCTCTCAAAAGATGATCAAGTAACTGAAGCTTCCGGTGAAGAGACCACCACCGCTGCTGCCACGGAAGCCTCGTCGGAAGAGACTACCACCTCTGCCGTGACTGAAGGATCAGGAGAAGAGACTACTACATCTGCCGTGACCGAAGCCTCGTCGGAAGCGACCACCACCCCTGCCGGGACAGAAGCATCTGGAGAAGAGACTACTACCTCTGCCGTGACTGAAGGATCAGGAGAAGAGACCACTGTCGTCGCAGTTGTCGAATCTTCCGGTGAGGAACCAGCATCATCTTCGACATCTATCCCAACTGAGCTCTCAAAGAATGATCAAGTAACTGAAGCTTCCGGTGAAGAGACCATCACCGCTG of Caenorhabditis elegans chromosome II contains these proteins:
- the srap-1 gene encoding Apple domain-containing protein (Confirmed by transcript evidence), with amino-acid sequence MKPRWWHNSSSQTSQFLIFIPLLTLLASSSVNAKPLNLPQTITCADNIYVYVNSTEADRSPYIFVEIKTATIHDCINSCFGNQFCYSLKYDQSKADSCSLFYFAAYNCTGQALVPAKSVVYNGGAVTIDCLRCPSNGDFVTAPPFTSFTEQTITAVGDRGETLIEKPLVEDITHNIDSKLESTTPSGHSTAIVDLHVEDTTTAVGAETTSTSAPEPIASTKIAPVQTAQHNRKGSKKVPPTADVTKTTVSFQEEEHVTTQAKADETTTAEPSTTTATESSTSLAESNDQEPAVATKVEMAKDKEGVKTTQRKHCVIKFQARPLSDRPENLKAKFELNVPVDSIELCATRCYQDGCSGARFDPADRSCTLSYDDPQFCARGNVFIHYEAKEATWLHCVNCYTVKPSDFDEVRTGTTAATPKGIESTTVASSETTSAEAVTTTQKQADITSTTAAPELTSSASQESTTTTVATSTVKQSESDGSDDFQRGCLIKFQARPLTERPKELSAKFETEIKVDSVEMCATRCYQDGCSGARFDPVWSTCSLSYDEKHFCARGDVFLQYMAKEVTWIHCVNCYAIKSTAAADLPKVPSKTNDDNEITTTSAPAAVTNPWGETETPLSEGEKTTTSSPKEEAATLKTIGQEVDDDSLLKGCIVHFQSQPIEERNKEFTAPFELNLKVPTAEICAHRCYQDGCTAAKYDPSTQQCSLAYEDKPFCGNGRLVNIDRSDKTVWIHCLSCVPLKNSKPAENTDGEVTESNLPDGSGEHGADTASGEEPTSTPITAPTDFSNDDQVTEASGEETTTAAATEASSEETTTSAVTEGSGEETTVPTTVESSGEEPALSSTSVPTELSKDDQVTEASGEETTTAAATEASSEETTTPAVTEASGEESTTSAVTEGSGEEITVPTTVESSGEEPALSSTSVPTELSKDDQVTEASGEETTTAAATEASSEETTTPAVTEASGEESTTSAVTEGSGEEITVHTTVESSGEEPAISSTSIPTELSKDDQVTEASGEETTTAAATEASLEATTTPAVTEASGEEITTSAVTEESGEETTVVAVVESSGEEQASSSTSIPTELSKDDQVTEASGEETTTAAATEASSEATTTPAVTEASGEETTVVAVVESSGEEPASSSTSIPTELSKDNQVTEASGEETNTAAVTEGSGEETTTAAATETSSEETTISAVTEASGEETTVVAVVQSSGEEPASSSTSIPTELSKDDQVTEASGEETTTAAATEASSEETTTLAVTEGSGEETTVVAVVESSGEEPASSSTSIPTELSKDDQVTEASGEETTTAAVTEGSGEETVTPAATEASSEATTTPAGTEASGEETTTSAVTEGSGEENTVVAVVESSGEEPASSSTSIPTELSNDDQVTEGSGEETTTAAATETSSEETTTSVVTEGSGEETTTSAVTEASGEETTTSAVTEGSGEENTVVAVVQSSGEEPASSSTSIPTELSKDDQVTEASGEETTTAAATEASSEETTTSAVTEGSGEETTTSAVSEGSGDETTTAAATEASSEETITSAVTEGSGEETTTSAVTEGSGEETTTAAATEASSEETITSAVTEGSGEETTTSAVTEGSGEEITVPTTVESSGEEPALSSMSIPTELSKDDQVTEASGEETTTAAATETSSEETTTSVVTEGSGEQTTVVAVVESSGEEPASSSTSIPTELSKDDQVTEASGEETTTAAATEASSEETITSAVTEGSGEETTVVAVVESSGEEPASSSTSVPTELSKDDQVTEASGEETTTAAATEASSEETTTSAVTEGSGEETTTSAVTEASSEATTTPAGTEASGEETTTSAVTEGSGEETTVVAVVESSGEEPASSSTSIPTELSKNDQVTEASGEETITAAATEASEETTTSAVTEGSGEDTTVVAVVELSGEQPASSSTSIPTELSKDDQVTEASGEETTTAAATEASEETTTSAVTEGSGEETTVVAVVESSGEEPASSSTSIPTELSKDDQVTEASGEETTTAAATEASEETTTSAVTEGSGEDTTVVAVVESSGEQPASSSTSIPTELSKDDQVTEASGEETTTAAATEASEETTTSAVTEGSGEDTTVVAVVESSGEQPASSSTSIPTELSKDDQVTEASGEETTTAAATEASEETTTSAVTEGSGEETTVVAVVESSGEEPASSSTSIPTELSKDDKVTEASGEETTTAAATDASSEETTTSAVTEGSGEETTVVAVVESSDEEPASSSTSIPTELSKDDQVTEASGEETTTAAATEASEETTTSAVTEGSGEETTVVAVVESSGEEPASSSTSIPTELSKDDKVTEASGEETTTAAATDASSEETTTSAVTEGSGEETTVVAVVESSDEEPASSSTSIPTELSKDDQVTEASGEETTTAAATEASEETTTSAVTEGSGEETTVVAVVESSGEEPASSSTSIPTELSKDDQVTEASGEETTTAAATEASEETTTSAVTEGSGEDTTVVAVVESSGEQPASSSTSIPTELSKDDQVTEASGEETTTAAATEASEETTTSAVTEGSGEETTVVAVVESSGEEPASSSTSIPTELSKDDQVTEASGEETTTAAATEASSEETTTSAVTEGSGEETTTSAVTEGSGEETTTSAVPEGENSTTEAPAFVTGSEIEIPSSEESSSTTTHDPSIPVITPKPSVSSTIENVMSKTSSEEAAEKKIIGEHQTGKDDDAGKEDEDNMPAFVTANPAGTSTTESAENVTSTGEEDENIKMAKELGKQFAADLAKLAAKDGVNLTETADAKDSGETAHVEDEQVSSTESSIGSEETTTTVNKETTEEHHEASGEEDDAPAFVTGAPTDSTTEASVSTTSAITDETTSVAADESTSTSAGEVQSSSAIIDSATVASEEQTSSEATSVIESSGEEVTTTDENLVTSTVAQLEEGSGITAAESKDEDSVTTEATSQSTTVSESSDGSGESTVAPNDSETSTTESSQSTTDEGSGVTAAESKDEESSTTEAPAFVTSKTSGSEEDEEDSPDTHEFLTGIDETMFNKSLVPDTHREDLPNNVGFVPSSEPKPKNPDEEEEEEEDDGTKSDDYEDNVSKKISSTSAPTTTTTEAAGATTEPPVQLVKDLIDALAAGGLDFVLGRPRKPTSQAAQDMINRKLADEKKTHDITSFSVDEPSSSSDNIPLHQGLSSKCDGRVEFQVIPVASLPKLNITNDVPASSPADCARKCFEMKNCKTAGFIPSPSGTIAQGVCLLTSDDVVCGNLADFVPQHAALHPFVVSCIRCTSCTYNIRPVTPTRTMPTMKVHEQADNVQECAKLCADMKCTMAKYENNTKICSMTREPVTEETCPQEVATQIHDSLLPVSIECVKCSGN
- the srap-1 gene encoding Apple domain-containing protein (Confirmed by transcript evidence), producing MKPRWWHNSSSQTSQFLIFIPLLTLLASSSVNAKPLNLPQTITCADNIYVYVNSTEADRSPYIFVEIKTATIHDCINSCFGNQFCYSLKYDQSKADSCSLFYFAAYNCTGQALVPAKSVVYNGGAVTIDCLRCPSNGDFVTAPPFTSFTEQTITAVGDRGETLIEKPLVEDITHNIDSKLESTTPSGHSTAIVDLHVEDTTTAVGAETTSTSAPEPIASTKIAPVQTAQHNRKGNYYPACYINFQVEEISTQPNFDHYTIKPAKSANACARFCFVGLCTVAVYSPSTGECRLGRDRREKCTDSENKFSYTGADDVVLQCFRCSSKKVPPTADVTKTTVSFQEEEHVTTQAKADETTTAEPSTTTATESSTSLAESNDQEPAVATKVEMAKDKEGVKTTQRKHCVIKFQARPLSDRPENLKAKFELNVPVDSIELCATRCYQDGCSGARFDPADRSCTLSYDDPQFCARGNVFIHYEAKEATWLHCVNCYTVKPSDFDEVRTGTTAATPKGIESTTVASSETTSAEAVTTTQKQADITSTTAAPELTSSASQESTTTTVATSTVKQSESDGSDDFQRGCLIKFQARPLTERPKELSAKFETEIKVDSVEMCATRCYQDGCSGARFDPVWSTCSLSYDEKHFCARGDVFLQYMAKEVTWIHCVNCYAIKSTAAADLPKVPSKTNDDNEITTTSAPAAVTNPWGETETPLSEGEKTTTSSPKEEAATLKTIGQEVDDDSLLKGCIVHFQSQPIEERNKEFTAPFELNLKVPTAEICAHRCYQDGCTAAKYDPSTQQCSLAYEDKPFCGNGRLVNIDRSDKTVWIHCLSCVPLKNSKPAENTDGEVTESNLPDGSGEHGADTASGEEPTSTPITAPTDFSNDDQVTEASGEETTTAAATEASSEETTTSAVTEGSGEETTVPTTVESSGEEPALSSTSVPTELSKDDQVTEASGEETTTAAATEASSEETTTPAVTEASGEESTTSAVTEGSGEEITVPTTVESSGEEPALSSTSVPTELSKDDQVTEASGEETTTAAATEASSEETTTPAVTEASGEESTTSAVTEGSGEEITVHTTVESSGEEPAISSTSIPTELSKDDQVTEASGEETTTAAATEASSEATTTPAVTEASGEETTVVAVVESSGEEPASSSTSIPTELSKDNQVTEASGEETNTAAVTEGSGEETTTAAATETSSEETTISAVTEASGEETTVVAVVQSSGEEPASSSTSIPTELSKDDQVTEASGEETTTAAATEASSEETTTLAVTEGSGEETTVVAVVESSGEEPASSSTSIPTELSKDDQVTEASGEETTTAAVTEGSGEETVTPAATEASSEATTTPAGTEASGEETTTSAVTEGSGEENTVVAVVESSGEEPASSSTSIPTELSNDDQVTEGSGEETTTAAATETSSEETTTSVVTEGSGEETTTSAVTEASGEETTTSAVTEGSGEENTVVAVVQSSGEEPASSSTSIPTELSKDDQVTEASGEETTTAAATEASSEETTTSAVTEGSGEETTTSAVSEGSGDETTTAAATEASSEETITSAVTEGSGEETTTSAVTEGSGEETTTAAATEASSEETITSAVTEGSGEETTTSAVTEGSGEEITVPTTVESSGEEPALSSMSIPTELSKDDQVTEASGEETTTAAATETSSEETTTSVVTEGSGEQTTVVAVVESSGEEPASSSTSIPTELSKDDQVTEASGEETTTAAATEASSEETITSAVTEGSGEETTVVAVVESSGEEPASSSTSVPTELSKDDQVTEASGEETTTAAATEASSEETTTSAVTEGSGEETTTSAVTEASSEATTTPAGTEASGEETTTSAVTEGSGEETTVVAVVESSGEEPASSSTSIPTELSKNDQVTEASGEETITAAATEASEETTTSAVTEGSGEDTTVVAVVELSGEQPASSSTSIPTELSKDDQVTEASGEETTTAAATEASEETTTSAVTEGSGEETTVVAVVESSGEEPASSSTSIPTELSKDDQVTEASGEETTTAAATEASEETTTSAVTEGSGEDTTVVAVVESSGEQPASSSTSIPTELSKDDQVTEASGEETTTAAATEASEETTTSAVTEGSGEDTTVVAVVESSGEQPASSSTSIPTELSKDDQVTEASGEETTTAAATEASEETTTSAVTEGSGEETTVVAVVESSGEEPASSSTSIPTELSKDDKVTEASGEETTTAAATDASSEETTTSAVTEGSGEETTVVAVVESSDEEPASSSTSIPTELSKDDQVTEASGEETTTAAATEASEETTTSAVTEGSGEETTVVAVVESSGEEPASSSTSIPTELSKDDKVTEASGEETTTAAATDASSEETTTSAVTEGSGEETTVVAVVESSDEEPASSSTSIPTELSKDDQVTEASGEETTTAAATEASEETTTSAVTEGSGEETTVVAVVESSGEEPASSSTSIPTELSKDDQVTEASGEETTTAAATEASEETTTSAVTEGSGEDTTVVAVVESSGEQPASSSTSIPTELSKDDQVTEASGEETTTAAATEASEETTTSAVTEGSGEETTVVAVVESSGEEPASSSTSIPTELSKDDQVTEASGEETTTAAATEASSEETTTSAVTEGSGEETTTSAVTEGSGEETTTSAVPEGENSTTEAPAFVTGSEIEIPSSEESSSTTTHDPSIPVITPKPSVSSTIENVMSKTSSEEAAEKKIIGEHQTGKDDDAGKEDEDNMPAFVTANPAGTSTTESAENVTSTGEEDENIKMAKELGKQFAADLAKLAAKDGVNLTETADAKDSGETAHVEDEQVSSTESSIGSEETTTTVNKETTEEHHEASGEEDDAPAFVTGAPTDSTTEASVSTTSAITDETTSVAADESTSTSAGEVQSSSAIIDSATVASEEQTSSEATSVIESSGEEVTTTDENLVTSTVAQLEEGSGITAAESKDEDSVTTEATSQSTTVSESSDGSGESTVAPNDSETSTTESSQSTTDEGSGVTAAESKDEESSTTEAPAFVTSKTSGSEEDEEDSPDTHEFLTGIDETMFNKSLVPDTHREDLPNNVGFVPSSEPKPKNPDEEEEEEEDDGTKSDDYEDNVSKKISSTSAPTTTTTEAAGATTEPPVQLVKDLIDALAAGGLDFVLGRPRKPTSQAAQDMINRKLADEKKTHDITSFSVDEPSSSSDNIPLHQGLSSKCDGRVEFQVIPVASLPKLNITNDVPASSPADCARKCFEMKNCKTAGFIPSPSGTIAQGVCLLTSDDVVCGNLADFVPQHAALHPFVVSCIRCTSCTYNIRPVTPTRTMPTMKVHEQADNVQECAKLCADMKCTMAKYENNTKICSMTREPVTEETCPQEVATQIHDSLLPVSIECVKCSGN